In the genome of Croceimicrobium hydrocarbonivorans, one region contains:
- a CDS encoding DUF4249 domain-containing protein: MKRFSLFLFVFTVLISISACTDVVELDVDSSEPELVVDGVITNDRNVFVKLSQTAAYFDNNPFIPVKEARVSLLKDGQEIVVLDESTSTPGLYESTTLGEFNATYQIKVEISGDVPDKIAGTWISAADTLRPVPPIDSMKQRTLNRNTTPQAFFEGDYALMYFGDLPGEGDYYRVIRNLNDSIFAQENNFISDEGFDGIYFGQGFIPPIAIYGPFDEPEAGEEADSLGVLLQSVSPEFFDYMQVLNSQVQTGSPFDAPPALVLGNIHKENEPNTYAFGYFQVVGSSRNGIRYQP, translated from the coding sequence ATGAAAAGGTTTTCCTTATTCCTATTCGTATTCACAGTATTGATCAGCATTTCGGCTTGTACCGATGTGGTGGAACTTGATGTGGATTCTTCAGAACCCGAATTGGTGGTAGATGGTGTGATTACCAATGATCGCAATGTATTTGTGAAATTGAGTCAAACTGCTGCTTATTTCGATAATAATCCCTTCATCCCTGTTAAGGAGGCGCGCGTTAGTCTTCTAAAAGATGGCCAAGAAATAGTTGTGCTTGATGAAAGCACCAGCACTCCCGGTTTATATGAGAGTACCACCTTGGGCGAATTCAATGCTACTTACCAGATTAAAGTTGAGATCAGTGGTGATGTGCCGGACAAGATTGCGGGCACCTGGATTAGTGCAGCAGATACCTTGAGACCAGTACCTCCTATTGATTCGATGAAGCAAAGAACCCTCAATCGCAATACGACTCCGCAAGCCTTTTTTGAAGGCGATTATGCCTTGATGTATTTCGGCGACCTTCCTGGAGAAGGCGATTACTACCGGGTGATTCGCAATTTGAATGACTCCATTTTCGCTCAAGAAAATAACTTCATTTCCGATGAAGGTTTTGATGGGATTTATTTCGGTCAAGGCTTTATTCCTCCCATCGCCATTTACGGACCCTTCGATGAACCAGAAGCTGGTGAAGAAGCGGATAGTTTAGGTGTCTTATTGCAATCTGTTTCTCCGGAGTTTTTCGATTATATGCAAGTATTGAATTCGCAAGTGCAAACCGGCTCTCCTTTCGATGCTCCTCCTGCCTTGGTATTGGGGAATATTCACAAGGAAAACGAACCTAACACTTATGCTTTCGGATACTTTCAGGTGGTAGGAAGCAGCCGTAATGGAATTCGCTATCAGCCCTAA
- a CDS encoding mechanosensitive ion channel family protein: MNDKVVLNHWAHEWLAGLGLGTNWVEYITLGIDIILVLLLSLVVDFIARKVILRIVTRYVKRSKNQYDDILLEKRVFRSLAHIMPALVIYYSLPYLFDESVGLIQFLQKLVVTYMIINIINVGHKFLKALEHIGLSSPRFEGKPVSSYIQVAMICMYIAGGVFILSNLVDKSATAILTTFGAATAVILLIFRDTILGLVASIQISGNDMVRIGDWVSMPKYGADGDVTEINLTTVKVRNWDKTISTVPTYAFISDSFVNWRGMTSQGVRRIKRSLNIDIHSIKFVDDELYKKLLKVERIKTYLEKRHEEIRLSNESKKVDKSVLVNGRHLTNIGVFRIYMESYLAEHPSIAQDQTLMVRQLQPTELGVPLEIYCFSNDIAWLNYEQIQSNIMDHLMAAVDHFELHIFQNPSGSDFRGLRG, translated from the coding sequence ATGAATGATAAAGTAGTGCTAAACCATTGGGCACATGAGTGGTTGGCCGGTTTGGGATTAGGTACCAATTGGGTGGAATACATCACCTTAGGTATCGATATTATTTTAGTGCTGCTTCTTAGCTTGGTAGTGGATTTCATTGCCCGCAAAGTCATTTTGCGAATCGTTACCCGCTATGTAAAGCGTTCTAAAAACCAATACGATGATATTTTACTCGAGAAGCGAGTATTTAGATCGCTGGCTCATATCATGCCGGCCTTGGTGATCTATTATTCACTTCCCTATTTATTTGATGAATCGGTTGGCCTGATTCAATTCCTGCAAAAATTGGTGGTCACCTATATGATCATCAACATCATAAATGTGGGGCATAAATTCCTGAAGGCCTTAGAGCACATCGGCCTTAGCTCTCCTCGATTTGAAGGCAAGCCGGTAAGCAGCTATATTCAGGTGGCGATGATCTGCATGTACATTGCCGGAGGTGTTTTCATCTTATCGAATCTGGTGGATAAAAGTGCAACGGCCATCCTCACCACCTTTGGCGCGGCCACCGCAGTTATTCTGCTCATCTTCCGAGATACGATCTTAGGCTTGGTAGCCAGCATCCAGATTTCGGGTAATGATATGGTGCGTATTGGCGATTGGGTAAGTATGCCCAAATATGGCGCTGATGGGGATGTTACGGAAATCAACCTTACTACGGTAAAGGTTCGAAATTGGGATAAGACTATATCAACAGTACCCACCTATGCTTTTATCAGCGACAGCTTTGTGAACTGGCGCGGCATGACTTCTCAGGGGGTTCGGCGGATCAAGCGTAGTCTTAATATTGACATCCACAGTATCAAGTTTGTAGATGATGAGCTTTACAAAAAGCTGCTGAAGGTGGAACGCATCAAGACTTATTTGGAAAAACGTCATGAGGAAATCCGCCTATCCAATGAAAGCAAAAAGGTGGATAAATCGGTTTTGGTAAATGGCAGGCATCTCACCAATATTGGTGTTTTCCGGATTTATATGGAAAGCTATCTAGCGGAACACCCTAGTATTGCTCAGGATCAAACTTTAATGGTGCGCCAATTACAGCCTACGGAATTAGGAGTGCCATTGGAGATTTATTGCTTTAGCAATGATATTGCCTGGCTCAATTATGAGCAGATTCAAAGCAATATTATGGATCACCTCATGGCTGCCGTTGATCATTTTGAGCTTCATATCTTCCAAAACCCGAGTGGTTCTGATTTTAGAGGCTTAAGAGGCTAA
- the ruvC gene encoding crossover junction endodeoxyribonuclease RuvC → MSKEKIILGIDPGTQIMGYGIIEVQGKSFKMIDLGSIKFKLADTPILRLKQIFESSSEIIEKFLPDEMAVEAPFFGKNVQSMLKLGRAQGVVMAAALSKNIPVEEYSPRKIKQSITGKGSASKEQVYAMLERSFGHKIETRYLDASDALAVALCHHYQASNPVLGGTKAKNWEQFLRANPDRKA, encoded by the coding sequence ATGAGCAAGGAAAAGATCATTCTCGGCATTGACCCAGGAACCCAAATCATGGGCTACGGAATTATTGAAGTACAAGGGAAATCCTTTAAGATGATTGATTTGGGAAGTATCAAGTTCAAACTGGCAGACACCCCCATTCTACGTCTCAAACAAATCTTTGAGAGCAGTTCCGAGATTATTGAAAAATTCCTTCCCGATGAAATGGCGGTAGAAGCACCTTTCTTTGGTAAGAACGTGCAGAGTATGCTTAAATTAGGTCGGGCTCAAGGAGTGGTAATGGCCGCTGCGCTTTCTAAAAATATTCCGGTAGAAGAATATTCGCCTCGTAAAATCAAACAAAGTATTACTGGTAAGGGAAGTGCGAGTAAGGAGCAAGTATATGCAATGCTGGAGCGCAGTTTCGGACATAAAATTGAAACGCGCTATTTAGATGCTTCGGATGCCTTAGCCGTAGCGCTTTGCCATCACTATCAGGCCAGCAATCCTGTTTTAGGAGGGACTAAGGCGAAAAACTGGGAGCAATTCTTACGCGCTAATCCGGATCGTAAGGCTTAG
- a CDS encoding glycosyltransferase family 2 protein: protein MAQTSVAILIVHRNEPEALVSCLKHLQEAEKPSSKWPIYVLDDHSSSQYTKELEKIRQNFEVKIVPSEALAGKKNALAWFLPQMKEEFVLQTDADCEVDSDFLIAIEAHLARQEPDVIVARVRMFPTRNWWSRLAALDHMALQLVTFSALNQGKLVMAAGAAMAYRPKDYLRHQELGKAWAGGEDTFFTQAMAKEGAKIVAEPHYGVNTPAPENFKALVRQRIRWGAKSVDYPSLLAKSLAASVALINLGIVLGIILSPFFEINGFLWYFWLYKIGWDAFLLQRFAALYGGSGLLRGYLILALLYPFFIALVILLMPFSSKKKWLAS, encoded by the coding sequence ATGGCTCAAACTTCTGTGGCCATACTCATTGTGCATCGCAATGAACCGGAAGCTCTGGTTTCTTGTTTAAAGCATTTGCAAGAGGCCGAAAAACCCTCATCGAAATGGCCCATTTATGTGCTGGACGACCATAGCTCTAGTCAGTATACAAAAGAGCTGGAAAAGATTCGTCAGAATTTTGAGGTGAAGATTGTTCCAAGTGAAGCTCTAGCCGGGAAGAAGAATGCATTGGCCTGGTTCTTACCGCAGATGAAGGAGGAATTTGTTTTGCAAACCGATGCAGATTGTGAAGTCGATTCGGATTTTCTTATTGCGATTGAAGCTCATTTGGCTAGACAGGAGCCGGATGTGATTGTAGCCAGAGTGCGAATGTTCCCCACTAGAAATTGGTGGTCGAGGCTGGCGGCATTAGATCATATGGCCCTGCAATTGGTAACCTTTAGTGCCCTAAATCAAGGGAAGCTGGTAATGGCTGCCGGAGCGGCAATGGCTTATCGTCCCAAAGATTATTTACGGCATCAAGAACTCGGGAAGGCCTGGGCCGGGGGAGAGGATACATTCTTTACTCAGGCTATGGCTAAGGAAGGTGCTAAAATTGTAGCCGAGCCTCATTATGGGGTGAACACTCCTGCTCCAGAAAACTTTAAGGCCTTAGTAAGACAGCGAATTCGCTGGGGCGCTAAGAGTGTGGATTACCCTAGCCTATTGGCTAAAAGTTTAGCCGCCTCTGTGGCTTTAATAAATCTCGGAATCGTGCTAGGGATTATCCTATCGCCCTTCTTTGAAATAAACGGATTCCTTTGGTACTTCTGGCTGTATAAAATTGGCTGGGATGCCTTTTTATTGCAACGATTTGCCGCCCTTTACGGCGGATCGGGCTTATTACGAGGCTATTTAATTTTAGCCTTGCTCTATCCCTTTTTTATTGCCCTGGTCATCCTGTTAATGCCCTTTTCGTCTAAGAAGAAATGGTTAGCCTCTTAA